The Cronobacter sakazakii genome has a window encoding:
- the cysW gene encoding sulfate/thiosulfate ABC transporter permease CysW encodes MTMMTQAREGARINWGKWLLIGIGMLLSAFILVVPMVYIFAKAFSDGLMPVLENIANPDMLHAIWLTVLIALITVPVNLVFGTLLAWLVTRFNFPGRQLLLTLLDIPFAVSPVVAGLVYLLFYGSNGPLGGWLDAHDMQIMFAWPGMALVTIFVTCPFVVRELVPVMLSQGSHEDEAAILLGASGWQMFRRVTLPNIRWALLYGVVLTNARAIGEFGAVSVVSGSIRGETLSLPLQIELLEQDYNTVGAFTAAALLTLMAILTLFLKSALQWRLNNQEKRVQQEGNHEH; translated from the coding sequence ATGACGATGATGACACAGGCGCGCGAAGGCGCGCGCATAAACTGGGGTAAATGGCTGCTTATCGGCATCGGGATGCTGCTGTCGGCGTTTATTCTCGTGGTGCCGATGGTCTATATCTTTGCCAAAGCCTTTTCCGACGGCCTGATGCCGGTGCTGGAGAATATCGCTAACCCGGATATGCTGCACGCGATCTGGCTGACGGTGCTGATCGCGCTGATTACCGTGCCGGTTAACCTGGTCTTCGGTACGCTGCTGGCCTGGCTGGTGACGCGCTTTAACTTCCCCGGTCGTCAGCTGCTGCTGACGCTGCTGGATATTCCTTTTGCCGTCTCGCCTGTAGTGGCGGGGCTGGTGTATCTGCTGTTTTACGGCTCCAACGGCCCGCTCGGCGGCTGGCTGGACGCGCACGACATGCAGATTATGTTCGCCTGGCCGGGCATGGCGCTGGTAACGATATTTGTGACCTGTCCGTTCGTCGTGCGCGAACTGGTGCCGGTGATGTTAAGCCAGGGCAGCCATGAAGATGAGGCGGCGATTTTGCTGGGCGCTTCGGGCTGGCAGATGTTCCGCCGCGTGACGCTGCCGAATATTCGCTGGGCGCTGCTCTATGGCGTGGTGCTGACTAACGCCCGCGCCATCGGCGAATTCGGCGCGGTGTCGGTGGTCTCCGGCTCTATTCGCGGCGAGACGCTGTCGCTGCCGTTACAGATTGAACTGCTGGAGCAGGACTACAACACCGTCGGCGCGTTTACCGCCGCCGCGCTGCTGACGCTGATGGCGATTCTGACCCTGTTTTTAAAGAGTGCGTTGCAATGGCGCCTGAATAATCAGGAGAAACGCGTGCAACAGGAGGGAAATCATGAGCATTGA
- the crr gene encoding PTS glucose transporter subunit IIA has protein sequence MGLFSKLFGDKGNSDTGTIEIVAPLSGEIVNIEDVPDVVFAEKIVGDGIAIKPTGNKMVAPVDGTIGKIFETNHAFSIESDSGIELFVHFGIDTVELKGEGFKRIAEEGQRVKKGDPVIEFDLPLLEEKAKSTLTPVVISNMDEIKELTKLSGSVTVGETPVIRIKK, from the coding sequence ATGGGGTTATTTAGTAAACTGTTCGGTGATAAAGGCAATAGCGACACCGGAACCATTGAGATCGTTGCTCCACTGTCTGGTGAAATCGTTAATATTGAAGACGTGCCGGATGTAGTGTTCGCAGAGAAAATCGTTGGTGATGGCATCGCTATCAAACCGACCGGTAATAAAATGGTTGCGCCGGTTGATGGCACCATCGGTAAGATTTTCGAAACTAACCACGCTTTCTCTATCGAATCGGACAGTGGCATTGAGCTGTTCGTCCACTTCGGTATTGATACCGTTGAGCTGAAAGGCGAAGGCTTCAAACGCATCGCTGAAGAAGGCCAGCGCGTGAAGAAAGGCGATCCGGTTATCGAATTCGATCTGCCGCTGCTGGAAGAGAAAGCAAAATCCACGCTGACGCCGGTTGTTATTTCCAATATGGACGAAATCAAAGAGCTGACCAAGCTTTCTGGTAGCGTGACCGTCGGTGAAACGCCGGTAATCCGTATCAAGAAATAA
- the cysM gene encoding cysteine synthase CysM — MNTLEQTIGNTPLVKLQRLAPDNGSEIWVKLEGNNPAGSVKDRAALAMITRAEARGEIKPGDTLIEATSGNTGIALAMIAAVKGYRMTLLMPDNMSMERKAAMQAYGAKLVLVSREQGMEGARDLASEMAKRGEGIILDQFNNPDNPWAHYTTTGPEIWRQTEGRLTHFVSSMGTTGTITGVSRFLREQAKPVTIVGLQPEEGSSIPGIRRWPAEYLPGIFDPSLVDEVLDIHHRDAESTMRDLARKEGIFCGVSSGGAVCGALRVARANPGAVVVAIICDRGDRYLSTGVFSEEIYSQGAGI; from the coding sequence GTGAACACACTCGAACAAACGATCGGCAATACGCCTCTGGTGAAGCTCCAGCGCCTTGCGCCGGACAACGGCAGTGAAATCTGGGTCAAACTCGAAGGCAATAACCCGGCGGGCTCCGTCAAGGACAGGGCGGCGCTGGCGATGATTACCCGCGCCGAAGCGCGCGGCGAGATTAAGCCTGGCGATACGCTGATTGAAGCCACCAGCGGTAATACCGGCATTGCGCTGGCGATGATCGCCGCCGTCAAAGGGTATCGTATGACGCTGCTGATGCCCGATAACATGAGCATGGAGCGCAAGGCGGCGATGCAGGCGTATGGCGCGAAGCTGGTGCTGGTGAGCCGCGAACAGGGAATGGAAGGCGCGCGCGATCTCGCCTCTGAAATGGCGAAACGGGGCGAAGGGATTATTCTCGATCAGTTCAATAACCCGGATAACCCCTGGGCGCACTATACGACCACCGGGCCGGAGATCTGGCGCCAGACTGAAGGACGTCTCACGCATTTTGTCTCCAGCATGGGCACGACCGGCACCATTACCGGCGTCAGCCGCTTCTTACGTGAGCAGGCCAAACCGGTGACCATCGTTGGATTACAGCCGGAAGAGGGCAGCAGTATTCCGGGTATTCGCCGCTGGCCCGCAGAGTATCTGCCGGGGATTTTTGACCCATCGCTAGTGGATGAAGTACTGGATATTCATCATCGTGATGCGGAAAGCACAATGCGCGATCTGGCGCGTAAAGAAGGCATTTTCTGCGGCGTCAGTTCCGGCGGCGCGGTATGCGGCGCGCTGCGCGTGGCGCGCGCGAATCCGGGGGCTGTCGTGGTGGCGATTATTTGCGACCGGGGCGACCGCTATCTCTCCACGGGTGTGTTTAGCGAAGAGATTTACAGCCAGGGCGCGGGGATTTAA
- the cysA gene encoding sulfate/thiosulfate ABC transporter ATP-binding protein CysA: MSIEIANIKKSFGRTQVLNDISLDIPSGQMVALLGPSGSGKTTLLRIIAGLEHQTSGQIRFHGTDVSRLHARERKVGFVFQHYALFRHMTVFDNIAFGLSVLPRRERPNAAAIKQKVTQLLEMVQLAHLADRYPAQLSGGQKQRVALARALAVEPQILLLDEPFGALDAQVRKELRRWLRQLHEELKFTSVFVTHDQEEAMEVADRVVVMSQGDIEQADAPEQVWREPATRFVLEFLGEVNRLKGTVRGGQFHVGAHRWPLGFTPAYQGPVDLFLRPWEVDVSRRTSLDSPLPVHVLEVSPKGHYMQLVVQPQGWYDEPLTVVLREDYVPQRGERLFVGLQHARIYHGNERIETRENIALAKSA; the protein is encoded by the coding sequence ATGAGCATTGAGATTGCCAATATTAAGAAGTCTTTTGGTCGCACCCAGGTGCTGAATGATATCTCTCTGGATATCCCTTCCGGCCAGATGGTGGCGCTACTGGGGCCGTCCGGCTCCGGGAAAACCACGCTGCTGCGCATTATCGCCGGGCTTGAACACCAGACCAGCGGGCAGATCCGCTTTCACGGCACCGATGTGAGCCGCCTGCATGCGCGCGAGCGTAAAGTCGGGTTCGTGTTCCAGCATTACGCGCTGTTTCGCCATATGACGGTGTTTGACAACATCGCGTTCGGCCTGAGCGTTCTGCCGCGCCGCGAGCGTCCGAACGCCGCCGCGATTAAACAAAAAGTGACACAGCTTTTAGAAATGGTGCAGCTGGCGCATCTGGCTGACCGCTATCCGGCACAGCTTTCTGGTGGCCAGAAACAGCGCGTGGCGCTGGCGCGTGCGCTCGCGGTTGAACCGCAAATTCTGCTGCTGGATGAACCCTTCGGTGCGCTCGACGCCCAGGTGCGTAAAGAGCTCAGGCGCTGGCTGCGTCAGCTGCATGAAGAGCTGAAATTCACCAGCGTCTTCGTGACCCATGACCAGGAAGAGGCGATGGAAGTGGCCGACCGCGTGGTGGTGATGAGCCAGGGCGATATCGAACAGGCCGATGCGCCGGAGCAGGTGTGGCGTGAACCGGCGACCCGCTTTGTGCTGGAGTTTTTAGGCGAAGTGAACCGGCTCAAGGGCACCGTGCGCGGCGGGCAATTCCACGTCGGCGCGCATCGCTGGCCGCTCGGCTTTACGCCTGCATACCAGGGGCCGGTGGATCTGTTCTTACGCCCCTGGGAAGTGGACGTGAGCCGCCGCACGAGCCTTGATTCGCCGCTGCCGGTGCACGTACTGGAAGTGAGCCCGAAAGGCCACTACATGCAGCTCGTGGTACAGCCGCAGGGCTGGTATGACGAACCGCTCACCGTGGTGCTGCGCGAGGATTATGTGCCGCAGCGTGGCGAGCGGCTGTTTGTCGGCCTGCAGCATGCGCGCATTTACCACGGTAATGAGCGTATCGAGACGCGCGAGAATATTGCTCTGGCGAAGTCTGCCTGA